Within Sulfurimonas sp. hsl 1-7, the genomic segment TAGTGCAGAATAGTATTTTGTTTTTTGTTCTATCTGCTGGGAATAAGAAAGGTTTTTTTGCTGAGTACATCCAAAACTGAATAAAGTTATAGACAAAGCAATAAGAAGGTTGATTAAAGGTGCCATAAGTAACTCTCTTCTTCCTGCCAACCATCAATCTCATCGATAATCTGCCCGCTAGGAGCGTCTATAATGTATGTGACTGGTTCAAACGGTCTTACTAGGTTTTTAGGATAGTTTTTATCTGTATCTTTATTTATAATAAGTTTGATATATTTTTTGTTGATATATTCTCGTATCTCTTTTTTTGTAAGTATTGTATCTACAAGACGGTGACAAAAAGGGCAACCATCGCTTACTAAAATTACGAGAAGATCTTTCTTCTCTTTTTTAGCAATGGTAATTGCTTTATTGTAATCTCTTTCATATCCCATATATTTTGCAAAAAGGTTATAATCATCCCAATAATTGGCATATAAAGAAATTGACAATAATGGTAATAATAATAGTTTCTTATAAAAATTCATATTTGCATTGTATCCTAAAATTATAAATTAAACTTAATATGTAATAACTGTACAAAACTATCAGTTATTTACTTATTGGTCTCGATCTCTTCTTTAAGAGCTTCTCTTAAAAATTCATACGTCGAACGGTTAAAGATATACTCTTTTGCATTAAAGAGTGTCTCAAACATAATTTTCCACAACAAAGAGAAGTTCTCCTCAGTTTTTATATTACAAAGAGTTTTTTGCATCTTTTGTTCAAGTTTTGCAATCTCTTTAGCATGTTTAATATACTCTTTTAAGATCTCGTAATCTAAACCAACCTCTAAGAAGTATTCAGCCAGTGTTATGATTGAAGCATCTTTTTTTGTAAAACTGTCTTCCTGAGCAGGGATAACGATACCGTCAGCCAATAATTTATCTAATAACTCTGTATCAATCTCAAAGTTTTCTATGAAGTCTTGTTTAGTGTAGTGCTCAAGCCCATTGTCACCGCTGAGTGTACTCATAAGGGGTGCTAGCATAGTGTATGAACCTGAGAATGAGTCATTTTTCTTCTCTAGGGCTAGTTTAATCTCTTCTATTGAGCTTCCCATGCTCTCTTGCATATATTTAATGTATTTGATCAGTTCTATATGTTCATCGTTATATTTATGTACATTAGCTTTAATCTTTTTTGCTTCGGGAAGTAAACCCTCTTTAATATAATATAAAATAGTTGACTTAGGAACATTGGTTTTTGCAACCACTTCAGAGATCTTATACTCCATACACTGCCTTTAAATAAAAGTTAAGAATTATAGCATATAATTTTATCGTTAAGTGTAACTTGACACTTTTTATTTAAAAATGATTTGAAAGGAGAAAAATGTCTTATATAGATTTACCGGAATTTGAAGATATGAGTCCTAAGATTCAAGACAAAGCAAGACCTATTTTAGAAAAAACAGGAAGCTTAGGTGAAATCTTCAAACTTCTAGCGATAGATGAAAAGATCTATTTTGCGACAGATGCAATGGTGCAGGGGTACCTTTTAGATGAAACATATTTAAGTTATGACGTTAAAGAGGCTATCGCACTACTTATCTCTCAAGAAAATAGTTGTAAAATGTGCGTCGGAGTTCATAAAAACATCGCAAAAATGTTGGGTGTGAGTGAAGAGAAGATTGAAGCTGTTTTAAACGGCATTGACACTATGCCTGTTGATCAGAAAGAGAAAGATTTATTACATTTTTGTGTAAGAGCTTCTAAAAAAGACAACTACAAAATGCAACAAGAAGATCTTGAGAAACTGTTTCAGCTTGGCTGGAGTAAAAATGAGGTGATCGAGGCTGTTGCGATAGTAGGGTATTTTAATTACATCAATACACTTTCAAATGTTTTTGGTTTAGGAGAGTAAATATATGCTGAGAAAGTTTGCGGCCGTTTTTCTTGTATTTAGCGCTATTGCTATGAGTGCACAAGAGAGTTATGTAGTGGACAAAAAGCATGACTTGATGTGGCAGGATAGTGATGAAAAAGTTATAGATATTTGGAAAATGGCTAGAAGTCATTGTTCGCAGTTAACTCTAGGTGGGTATGACAACTGGAGATTACCTACCAAATGGGAATTAGTAGAGTTATCTAAAGACAGTAAACTGAAACAAACTTTTCAATATATGAAGCATAATGTCTTTTGGAGTTCAGATGATGATCCAAAAGACCATTTTAATGCGATTACCGTTTATAGCGGTAACGGATTTATCTCCAGCAGTGACAAGTGTGAAGAGTATGCTACGATATGTGTAAGAACAAACAGATAGTTTCTCTTACACGCTTGTTATTTTAACAAACTTTTCAAATAGAGAGAATCTTCATCTCTATGGAAAACAAATACTACATTTCTAATATAACGACATTTTTCTAACACTTCAGCCACCGTTACATATGCTATCTCGGCAGCTTCTTTTTTCGGATAACCGTATATACCTGTAGAGATTGCAGGAAATGCAATAGATGTACATTTATAGCTATCGGCAAGGAGTAATG encodes:
- a CDS encoding thioredoxin fold domain-containing protein — encoded protein: MNFYKKLLLLPLLSISLYANYWDDYNLFAKYMGYERDYNKAITIAKKEKKDLLVILVSDGCPFCHRLVDTILTKKEIREYINKKYIKLIINKDTDKNYPKNLVRPFEPVTYIIDAPSGQIIDEIDGWQEEESYLWHL
- a CDS encoding MerR family transcriptional regulator produces the protein MEYKISEVVAKTNVPKSTILYYIKEGLLPEAKKIKANVHKYNDEHIELIKYIKYMQESMGSSIEEIKLALEKKNDSFSGSYTMLAPLMSTLSGDNGLEHYTKQDFIENFEIDTELLDKLLADGIVIPAQEDSFTKKDASIITLAEYFLEVGLDYEILKEYIKHAKEIAKLEQKMQKTLCNIKTEENFSLLWKIMFETLFNAKEYIFNRSTYEFLREALKEEIETNK
- a CDS encoding carboxymuconolactone decarboxylase family protein, with translation MSYIDLPEFEDMSPKIQDKARPILEKTGSLGEIFKLLAIDEKIYFATDAMVQGYLLDETYLSYDVKEAIALLISQENSCKMCVGVHKNIAKMLGVSEEKIEAVLNGIDTMPVDQKEKDLLHFCVRASKKDNYKMQQEDLEKLFQLGWSKNEVIEAVAIVGYFNYINTLSNVFGLGE
- a CDS encoding DUF1566 domain-containing protein, whose translation is MLRKFAAVFLVFSAIAMSAQESYVVDKKHDLMWQDSDEKVIDIWKMARSHCSQLTLGGYDNWRLPTKWELVELSKDSKLKQTFQYMKHNVFWSSDDDPKDHFNAITVYSGNGFISSSDKCEEYATICVRTNR